TACAGGATCCTTCCAGCTTGCAGGCTCGCCAAAGATCAAGTCTGAAATCAATGCCAATGCCCTTATTTTCTTAGGTCCAATGCCTTGAAGTAAAATAAGGTCTTCATATTTTTCTGGCTGAATTTCCCATGCATTCTTCAACACTTCAAATTCCTTATCAGACAAATCCATATCCAAAACCTGATGATGCTTTGGTAAAGTCAAGGAGTTTGTTTCATCAATGCTGAAGTCTGTTAAAAGAAGTTGGTTGGAATCTTTTCTTTTGAAGTAAGACCTTAAATGGTCTGGATTGTCATTTATCAAATCAACACTAATCTTTTGGGCTTCAACACTTTCCTTTGAAGCCATATTCAATGCCTTGTTCTCTTTCTTGTCACAGGATATTCCATTATGAGGGTCATTTAAGAAACTGTCAACATTTTCGCCCAACCAATGATAGCGTCTTGCATATTTTGTTGCAGTGTTCATTCCCTGTTGCACAACTGCCCAATCTCCCTTTTCAGTTATGAAGAAATTATGGACATATAAATTATAGCCATCTTGAATGCATGAATTATCCACCTTTGCAGACAATTTGCT
The sequence above is drawn from the Methanobrevibacter sp. genome and encodes:
- a CDS encoding DUF763 domain-containing protein, which gives rise to MQRRGTTNLPLHGGHTPRWLFDRMTKLSGAISEVVIEEYGTHEFLNRISDPYWFQAFSCVIGFDWHSSGTTTTTLGALKSSIDPEKHGIYISGGKGTASRKTPQGIEMAGEIFNLKSSNVEEMIHSSKLSAKVDNSCIQDGYNLYVHNFFITEKGDWAVVQQGMNTATKYARRYHWLGENVDSFLNDPHNGISCDKKENKALNMASKESVEAQKISVDLINDNPDHLRSYFKRKDSNQLLLTDFSIDETNSLTLPKHHQVLDMDLSDKEFEVLKNAWEIQPEKYEDLILLQGIGPKKIRALALISDLIFGEPASWKDPVKYSFSHGGKDGFPYPVDRDVYDNSIATVKDALYQAKLDNYDKMKALKRLDDFIS